The genomic region CCTGTTCGAGCGGTATAGTGATGATGCCGTTCTCCAGCGCGTACCCCTCGGGCGTTACCTCCGCCGGCGGCCGCGTGTCGAGATAGTGCAGCACGACTACGACGAAAATCACGGCGACGCCCCAGGCGAGCAGGCTCCAGGACCAGCGGCGGCAGTTGCGCAGCCGCGCCTTTTCTTTGCGCAGCAGAGCCTTGTTCGCAAACTCTCCCGTCGGCTTCTGATGCGTCATTACGACCCAGGCCAGCATGACGAGGGCCAGCGCCAGCTGTGCGAAGATGAAGGCGTTCTTGTGAGAGTCGCCGAAGATCATGACCTTAAACACGAAATCCGTGAGCGGTATCGCCTTCAGCCGCTGCAGCGCCGCCACGGCGGCGACTCCGTATTCGAGGAAGAATAAGAGGACGGAGCCGAACAAAAACAAAAGCCCTCCGCGGCCGTTCAGCGCGCGGTGGACCTGGAAGGAGCTCAGAGACAAAAGCAGGCACAACGCCACGCCGAGGGTGAAGCCGATGGCCCTCAGCAGCACGTTGGTGCTGACGCCGCTCTCTCCGAAATAGACGAATTCCTGCGTGAACTGAATCACCGGCGACGTAAGGTACATCAGCGAGAGAGCCGCCAAAGCCGACAGGAGCAGCAGGTCGGCCGATCCCCGGCGGCGCGCCGTGCGCCGCGCGGTCAGCAGGAAGAGTGTGGACAGCGCGGCGACCGCGGCTATGGCCACCACGACCCAGCGGTTGAAGCTCATAAGTATGAGGTTCATGCCTTTGGGATCCCACATCCTGACCCCGAATAGCGCGCACCCCAGAAGAAATCCGCACGCCGCCCCCGCCCAGACGATCCGCCGGCCGGCTTTTCCCTCGGCCTGTGCGGCGAAGCTGAGGATAATGCCGGTCAGCAGGGCGAGCGTGGCAAGATGGTCCGTGACCGCTACAAGATACTTAAAAATAGGGCTGACCTCCAATCATATTCCGCAGAATCCCGTTGCGAAGCGGCGTATCCACCTGCGGGAGCCTGCGGAAAACGAAAGTTTGCGGGGCATTCTATACGCCGCCAGCCGGCTGCGCACGATGACCCCGCAGAAAAATCGCCTGGTTTTAAAAATAGCCAAGGCGCCAGTTCCGCCCTCCGCCGATACGATCGACGGAAGCAAAGCAGAGGAGCTGCGGCCCTACGAGGGCTTGACGCGCCCTCCTCCGCAGCCCCGCTGTATCGACCGCCTACTTGTTCTGCAGCTGCTCGCCGGTATAGTTCCAGTTGAACTCCGCCGTGTGGGTCTTGAAGTAGTTCTTCGCGTCGCCCTTAGCTGGGACGCCGGTCTCAGGGTCGGTGTGAAGCAGGTAGTCGGTCGGGGGCTCGATGATGAAGCGCAGCTTGTATGCTCCGACCTTCAGCCCCTTAGAGATGTTGGCGCCGTAGTGGGGGCCGTCGTCGGCGTTCATAGGCATGAAGCTGCCCTCCTTGGCCACCTTGCCGCCCTTGTCGATTATCTGATACTTCACGGTCAGGTAGGCCGGCCAGATGTTCTCGCCGGAGCCGAAGCCATAGGCGACGGCGAACTTCGGCTGCAGATGGATGTCCGCCTCAAGGTGCATATCGGAATCCTCTTTTGAGGGGTTCTTGCCGGCGGGGTACATATCGACGGCCTGGAAATAGACGGCCGCGACGTTATACGGGCCTACCTGGATCTCTTCGCCGATGGGTATCTCGACAAATCCGCTCTCCCCCGGCTTCTCCGCCGCCGGAGCGGCGAACGACGCACCGGCCAGCATCAGCGACATAGCGATGACCAGTACTGCAACAAATGATTTCTTCACACAAATTCCTCCCAGTTAGAGAATTTATAAAGTCCCCGCGATTTCTGCGCCGCGGGGTTCTTTATCGAATTGATTAGCGCTGCGGGGCCGGCTTCTGTCTTGTCTCCTTCTTCCTCTTGGGGAAGAGGTGGGGCAGCGTGACCCATATTGCCGCGATGACCAGCATGATCTGCGGGATGAGCGTCTCGGCCCGGTCGTAGATGCTCAAGATTTCGATCTGGAAGCCCTTCATGAAGGGTATGACCGTCCGTCCGGTGATCACATCCGCCTCGGTCAGCTCCTGTACGCCCTTGCCCATAAAGGAGATGCACATCAGGAAGAGCAGGATGCTCGTGAAAATGAAGAAAGGCTTCAGCGGCAGCTTGACGCTGAAGTAGCGGAAACAGACCCAGACCGCCGCCAACACCAGTATGCCGGCCCCGATGCCGTAGAGGATATATTTGGGGTCAGACATGCCCGCCGTGAAGGCCGCCTGATAGAAGAGTATCAGCTCGGCGCCTTCGCGCATGACGGCGATGAAGGCGGCAAATATCAACGTCCACTGGCTCTTCTTGTCGATCGACTGCTGTACCTTTTCGTTGATATAGCTCGTCCAGGCTATTGTATCGGCTTTGGAGAGCATCCAGTTGCTCACGTAGAAGAGCACCGCCACGGCCAGGAACATGGTCCAGCCTTCGAGGAGCTCGCGCGCCACGCCGCTCTGTTCGCCCATCGCGAACTGAAGTATCAGCGCCAGCACCATGCTGGCCAGTATGGCGGCTAAAGAGCCTCCGTAGACGCCCTTTAGCATATGTCTGTTGCCCGTCTTGATAAGATAGGCGACGATCGCGGCTATGACGAGTATAGCTTCCAGCCCTTCGCGTACCAGCAGGCCGAAGGCCGTCAGGAAGGTTACCCACTCGCGGCTTGCGGGAGCCTTCTTCTTTGCCGTCTCCGTCGCAGGCGCGACGCTCTCCGCCGGCTTTGCTCCGGCAGTCTCGGCGCCGCTCCGCCGCGCCGCCAGCTCTGGCCTGGCCATGCCCGTGTCGGCGTAGAGGGCCTCGCCGGCGCTGTCGGGCTCCGAACTGTCGATGTCGCCGTCTAAGACCATCGCATCCTTGTAGACCTTGATCTTTAATCCTTCGACCTGCTGAAGCAGATCTTCCTTCGTGCTTTCTTCATTTCCCAGCAGGACGTGTTTGATGGCGCTGAACTGCCCCTCGATGTGGTTGACTCGTTCCGCAGCGATGGCCACCATGACGTTCTTCTCAAAGCCCTGCACCTCATAGTAGCCGAAATAGGCGTCGTTGACGTGTTTGTAGGCGTCTTTGTAGCGGTCGGCCTGGATGTCCTTCTGGGCCTCCTCGAACTCTACGGCCATATCCGCCGCCACGCCCTTCCAGTTCTCATACCGCTTCTTCGCCGCGGCCGCCGCATCCTGCGCGGCGCAGAAGGCGACGATAAAAATCGCGGCTAAGGCAATTCCCGCCAGCGATTTTGTCAGTTTGATGAAATTCCCTTTTTTAAACATCGTTTCGTCTCCTAAGAATAAAATCCGGCCTCTCAAACGGCGGCCGTCCAAGCTCCACTGCGTATATCCCTCTAGCTGAGCCCCGTGACGCTCAAATCACCTAAGTTACCCTAAGCTAACTTCGTACATATGTTAGCCCGAGCTAACTGTTTTGTCAATCATATTTCTTTTTTTGCTGCCCTGTGATTATTATGGTAAAAATATAAAAGATGAATGATTGTCACACGGATTTGTTCGCGGCTAACGCCGCTCACGGTAAAAAATGCGAAGGGCGTTGGCGCTGGGCAAATCCGCGTGACAAAAACATAAAAGATAAACGGGCGGGGCGCGGAAAGCTTTTGAAAAGAAGATTTTCTTAAGGATTTTTCAAAGACAAGCCTGTCTGAATGCACGGCTTTGTTCTTTTCCGCGCGCAGAGGAAAAGAAAAGCGCCGTCCCCCGATTTTTCCGAAGTCGGAGGGCGGCGCTTCCGCTATTTTTTGCGGCTCCTCAGAGCTGTCTTTCCTCTTTGCCGAGCCCCGCGGCTACGGCCCATGCCGCCGCTATCGAGTGCAGGCAGGGTATCCCGACCGCGCAGGCGTGCTTCCTTATCGCCGAGCCGTCGGTGATGTGCCTCTCGCTTCCGCCGGGTATGTTGAGGACGAGGTCCCACCGGCCGGCGCGCAGCTGCTTCACCAGCTCGCCGCGCCCCACGGGGTCGACCTCGACGCCCCACTTTTTGAGATAGGCCGCGGTGCCCTCGGTTGCGTCTATCTCCCAGCCGAGCATTTTATACTGCGACGCGACCGGCATCGCGTCGGCCTTTTCGCTGTCGGCGACGCTCATCAGCAGGCGCCCGGCCGCCGGCGGCGTCCAGCCGGAGCCCTTGAGCCCGTCCATTATCGCGTCCGCCAGGTTTTCGGCGATTCCCAGGCTCTCGCCGGTGGACATCATGCGCGGGCCAAGCTTAGGGTCGAGCCCAGGCAGCTTGTCGTTCGAAAAGACCGGCACCTTGACGCCGAACTGCCGCACACCGCCGTAAAGCCCGACGCCGTAGGGCATGTCGCGCAGGCGTTCTCCGAGCGCCACGCCGACCGCCATGTCGACCACGGGCAGTTTCGAAATTTTGCTGGCTATCGGCACCGTGCGGCTCGCGCGCGGGTTCGCCTCGATGATCCAGAAGGCGCCGCCGCTGAGCACGAACTGTACGTTGAGGAGCCCGCGCACGTCCAGCTCCTTCGAGATGGCTTTCACGAAATCCAGCACGCCGTTGCGCTGCTCCTGGGTCAGCGAAAAGCTCGGGAAGACCGCTATCGAGTCGCCCGAGTGTATGCCTGAGGGGTCTATGTGTTCGAAAATCCCCGGGATGAGGACGTCCTCTCCGTCGCATACCGCGTCGCATTCAAATTCGCGCCCCGCTATGAAGCGGTCGAGCATTACCTTCTGCCCGGGCACGGCGTCGAACGCTTCGCACAGAACCGCGGCGAGCGCCTCCTCGTTGTAGACGGCCTTCATCGCGACGCCGCCGATCACGAAGCTCGGACGCACCATCAGCGGGTAGCCGAGACGGCGGCCGACCGCGCGCGCCTCCTCGATCGACGCTACGTCTACGCCCTCGGGCTCGGGGAGCCCCATCTTCGCGAGCAGCCGCGAAAATTTTCCGCGGTCCTCCGCAGCCTCTATGACCTCCGCGTCCGGCCCGAAGAGCTTCACCCCCCTTTCAGAAAGGTCGAGGCCGAGACGCAGTGAAGTCTGTCCGCCGAAGCAGGCGAAGACGCCCCGTGCCTCCTCGCGCTCCAGCACCGGCGTTACGTCGTCGGCCGTCAGCGGTTCGAGGTAAAGCGCGTCGGATATGTCGTGGTCCGTGCTCACAGTCTCGGGATTCACGTTGATCATTATTGCACGTATGCCCCTGCGGCGCAGCGCTTCGACCGCCTTGACGCAACAGTAGTCGAATTCGACTCCCTGCGCGATGCGTATCGCTCCGGAGCCTATGACCGCTATGCCGCCGCCCTTATGCTCGTGCGGGTCGTCTCCCGTCCCGGCCGCGCCGTAATAGTAGCCGGAGCCGGAGGGGAATTCTCCGGCGCAGCCGTCGACCTCACGGTAGCCGGTCGTGCACTTTTCTTCCTCTATTATGCGCAGCGCCTCTTCCCTTGAAATGTCGGCGGCCCGCGCTATCTGGCTCACCGTGAAGCCCTTCTTCGCGGCGCTTGCGACGTTCCCGTTCACCGCGCCGTCCTCTTCGAGATACTTTTCTGCAAGCTGTATCGCGTTGAGCTGTTCGATAAAATATCTGCGTATATTGGTTTTCCTCGCTATCTCCTCGACCGTCGAAGAGCTGCGGCGCAGCAGCTCCGTTATCGCTTCGAGGCGCAGGTCGGTCGGCGCGTTCACCTGCTCCCACAGCCTGCGCGTCTCCCACGAGCGCATCGCCCTCTCCGGCAGCGCGTGTCCGCGGGAGAGCGAGCGGTAAGCCTTCATGATCCCCTGCGCGAAGTTCGCTCCTATCGCCAGCACCTCGCCCGTCGCCTTCATGCGCGGGCCGAGCGACGGGTCGGCCTGCGGGAAGGAGTCGAAGGGCCACGACGGGACCTTCACCGCGACATAGTCGAGAGCCGGCTCCGAAAGGGCGCTGCCCGCGCCCGTCACGGGGTTTGGCATCTCCGTCAAATTCAGCCCCAGCGCTATCTTGGCGGCCATGCGCGCGATGGGATAGCCGGTCGCCTTGCTCGCTAAGGCGCTCGAACGGCTCGCGCGCGGGTTCACCTCTATGACGTCGTACTCCGAGCCGTCCGCCGCAAGCGCGAACTGTACGTTGCAGGCACCGCGTATGTCTAAGACGTCGACGATTTTCAGCGCCGCGCTGCGCAGCGTCTGCCACTCTTTATCCGTCAGAGTCAGCGTCGGCGAGACGACTACCGAGTCGCCGGTGTGCACGCCCATCGGGTCGATATTCTCCATGCCGCAGACGGCGAGTGCGTTGCCCTCGCCGTCGCGGACGACTTCGACCTCTATTTCGTGCCACCCCTCGAGATAGCGCTCTATCAGCGCGCGCCCGGCGGGCGACGCCGCAAGTGCGTCCTCCGTCTGGACGACGAGGCTTTCTATATTCCTTACGACGGAATTCCCCGAGCCGCCGAGCGTGAAGTCCGGACGGAGAATCAGCGGCAGCGGGTTGAGCAGCGCGAATTCCTGCGCCTCGGCGACCGACGAAATCCCGCGGCTTGCGATTATCGGCTGTCCGGCCCCGAGCATCGCGCGGCGGAAGGGCTCGCGCGCTTCGGCGCGTTCTATCGCGGCGGGCTGCGTGCCGAGCACGCGGCACTTGTGCCGCCGCCACATCCCCTGCCTCTCGCACTCCATGCAGAGGTTGAGCCCCGTCTGCCCTCCGAGCGTCGCGACGACGCCGTCGGGGCGATGCTCGCTCAGGATTTCCTCCACGACTTGCGGAAGCAGCGGGCGTATATAGACGCGGTCGGCGACGGAATCGTCCGTCTGTATCGTGGCCGGGTTGCTGTTGAGCAGTATGACGCGGCAGCCCTCCTCTTTCAACGCGCGGCACGCCTGGGTGCCGGCGTAGTCGAATTCGGCCGCCTGCCCGATCTTTATCGGCCCCGAGCCGAGCACGAGGACCGTTTTTATCGCAGCGTCCCTCATATCCTTCACCTTTATCCTTTCGCGGCTTTGACGCGCGCTATGAAGCCGTCGAATATATAGGCTGCGTCCTCCGGCCCCGGCGACGCCTCGGGGTGGAACTGCACGGAAGCCGCGTCGAAGCGGCGGTGGCGCAGCCCCTCCACCGTGCCGTCCCCCAGATGGCTGTAGGCGACTTCGAGCTCCGTCCCGGCGAGGGAATTTTCGTCCACGGCGTACTGGTGGTTCTGGCTGGTGACGAGCCCGCGCCCGGTCGCCCTCTCCAGCACCGGCTGATTTGCGCCGCGGTGCCCGAACGGAAGCTTTTTCGTCGCCGCGCCGCACGCGCGCGCCAGAAGCTGGTTGCCGAGGCAGACGCCGAGCAGCGGCTTCTGCCCGAGCATTTTTGAAATCTGTTCGGCCTCGAAGTTCAAAAGCGCGGGGTCCCCGGGGCCGTTTGAAAGCAATATGCCCTCCGCTCCGGAGGCCAGGACCTCCGCGGCCGGCGTGCCGTGGGGGAAGCGTATCACGCGGCAGCCGCGCCTTACAAGGCTGCGTATGATATTCTCCTTCACGCCGTAATCCATCAGCGCGATCGTCGTCTCCCCCTCCCCGTAGGAGATCGGCTCCCTGCACGACGCTTCCGAGACGAGCGTCGCGGGAAGTTCTTTCGTCTGCGGCGCGCGGGGCGCCTCGTCTATGCGCCCCATCATCGAGCCGCATTCGCGGATTTTTAAAACCAGCCCCCTGGTATCTATATCGGAAATGACGGGGCAGCCCATCTCGGCCATCCATGAGCGCAGACCCTCGAAACGCCCCTCCTCCGTCTCGTCTAGGCAGGTCGTGAGGGCCGCGCGCGCCCAGACTCGTCGGCTCTCGAGGGCGTCCTTGTCCACGCCGTAGATTCCTATCGGCGGAAAGGCAAAGACGACGATCTGCCCGTTGTAGGAGGGGTCCGTCAGCGTCTGCGGATAACCGCAGGACGCCGTCGTGAAGACCGCCTCCCCCTCGACGGGCGAGCCGATTTCGCCGCGCCCGCTCCATACGGAGCCGTCGGCGAGAGTCAGGTAAACTTTTTTCTTCATAAATGGCGCACTCCTTCGTTTTTGCTGAAAAATAAACCTGAACAATTATTTTGTTAATTTTTCAAAATTCACCGTTCGTTCAAGCTGACGAAATATTATAGCGGCATCGTGAAATATGTCAACAGGCCAATCGGCTTTATTCGGCGTCAATGATTGTTCAATCGGTTGCATATCTCTGCCCCCTCGTCATGCTCCGCGTAAAAGAAAGGCAACGGACGGCGCTCCGCCGGCGCAAAGATGCTCCGCGCGTGGGTTTTGATATAATAGTGAAAGAGCCGC from Synergistes jonesii harbors:
- a CDS encoding iron transporter; its protein translation is MKKSFVAVLVIAMSLMLAGASFAAPAAEKPGESGFVEIPIGEEIQVGPYNVAAVYFQAVDMYPAGKNPSKEDSDMHLEADIHLQPKFAVAYGFGSGENIWPAYLTVKYQIIDKGGKVAKEGSFMPMNADDGPHYGANISKGLKVGAYKLRFIIEPPTDYLLHTDPETGVPAKGDAKNYFKTHTAEFNWNYTGEQLQNK
- a CDS encoding carbamoyl phosphate synthase small subunit, coding for MKKKVYLTLADGSVWSGRGEIGSPVEGEAVFTTASCGYPQTLTDPSYNGQIVVFAFPPIGIYGVDKDALESRRVWARAALTTCLDETEEGRFEGLRSWMAEMGCPVISDIDTRGLVLKIRECGSMMGRIDEAPRAPQTKELPATLVSEASCREPISYGEGETTIALMDYGVKENIIRSLVRRGCRVIRFPHGTPAAEVLASGAEGILLSNGPGDPALLNFEAEQISKMLGQKPLLGVCLGNQLLARACGAATKKLPFGHRGANQPVLERATGRGLVTSQNHQYAVDENSLAGTELEVAYSHLGDGTVEGLRHRRFDAASVQFHPEASPGPEDAAYIFDGFIARVKAAKG
- the carB gene encoding carbamoyl-phosphate synthase large subunit — protein: MRDAAIKTVLVLGSGPIKIGQAAEFDYAGTQACRALKEEGCRVILLNSNPATIQTDDSVADRVYIRPLLPQVVEEILSEHRPDGVVATLGGQTGLNLCMECERQGMWRRHKCRVLGTQPAAIERAEAREPFRRAMLGAGQPIIASRGISSVAEAQEFALLNPLPLILRPDFTLGGSGNSVVRNIESLVVQTEDALAASPAGRALIERYLEGWHEIEVEVVRDGEGNALAVCGMENIDPMGVHTGDSVVVSPTLTLTDKEWQTLRSAALKIVDVLDIRGACNVQFALAADGSEYDVIEVNPRASRSSALASKATGYPIARMAAKIALGLNLTEMPNPVTGAGSALSEPALDYVAVKVPSWPFDSFPQADPSLGPRMKATGEVLAIGANFAQGIMKAYRSLSRGHALPERAMRSWETRRLWEQVNAPTDLRLEAITELLRRSSSTVEEIARKTNIRRYFIEQLNAIQLAEKYLEEDGAVNGNVASAAKKGFTVSQIARAADISREEALRIIEEEKCTTGYREVDGCAGEFPSGSGYYYGAAGTGDDPHEHKGGGIAVIGSGAIRIAQGVEFDYCCVKAVEALRRRGIRAIMINVNPETVSTDHDISDALYLEPLTADDVTPVLEREEARGVFACFGGQTSLRLGLDLSERGVKLFGPDAEVIEAAEDRGKFSRLLAKMGLPEPEGVDVASIEEARAVGRRLGYPLMVRPSFVIGGVAMKAVYNEEALAAVLCEAFDAVPGQKVMLDRFIAGREFECDAVCDGEDVLIPGIFEHIDPSGIHSGDSIAVFPSFSLTQEQRNGVLDFVKAISKELDVRGLLNVQFVLSGGAFWIIEANPRASRTVPIASKISKLPVVDMAVGVALGERLRDMPYGVGLYGGVRQFGVKVPVFSNDKLPGLDPKLGPRMMSTGESLGIAENLADAIMDGLKGSGWTPPAAGRLLMSVADSEKADAMPVASQYKMLGWEIDATEGTAAYLKKWGVEVDPVGRGELVKQLRAGRWDLVLNIPGGSERHITDGSAIRKHACAVGIPCLHSIAAAWAVAAGLGKEERQL
- a CDS encoding Fe-S-containing protein, with amino-acid sequence MEVSPIFKYLVAVTDHLATLALLTGIILSFAAQAEGKAGRRIVWAGAACGFLLGCALFGVRMWDPKGMNLILMSFNRWVVVAIAAVAALSTLFLLTARRTARRRGSADLLLLSALAALSLMYLTSPVIQFTQEFVYFGESGVSTNVLLRAIGFTLGVALCLLLSLSSFQVHRALNGRGGLLFLFGSVLLFFLEYGVAAVAALQRLKAIPLTDFVFKVMIFGDSHKNAFIFAQLALALVMLAWVVMTHQKPTGEFANKALLRKEKARLRNCRRWSWSLLAWGVAVIFVVVVLHYLDTRPPAEVTPEGYALENGIITIPLEQVSDGHLHKFSYKTPNGYEVRFLVVKKPIGTAYGLGLDACEICGIAGYYERGEEEIVCRRCDVVMNKNTIGFHGGCNPIPFPYEIRESNIFINVKDLEANEKRFR
- a CDS encoding FTR1 family iron permease, coding for MFKKGNFIKLTKSLAGIALAAIFIVAFCAAQDAAAAAKKRYENWKGVAADMAVEFEEAQKDIQADRYKDAYKHVNDAYFGYYEVQGFEKNVMVAIAAERVNHIEGQFSAIKHVLLGNEESTKEDLLQQVEGLKIKVYKDAMVLDGDIDSSEPDSAGEALYADTGMARPELAARRSGAETAGAKPAESVAPATETAKKKAPASREWVTFLTAFGLLVREGLEAILVIAAIVAYLIKTGNRHMLKGVYGGSLAAILASMVLALILQFAMGEQSGVARELLEGWTMFLAVAVLFYVSNWMLSKADTIAWTSYINEKVQQSIDKKSQWTLIFAAFIAVMREGAELILFYQAAFTAGMSDPKYILYGIGAGILVLAAVWVCFRYFSVKLPLKPFFIFTSILLFLMCISFMGKGVQELTEADVITGRTVIPFMKGFQIEILSIYDRAETLIPQIMLVIAAIWVTLPHLFPKRKKETRQKPAPQR